A single Dictyoglomus sp. NZ13-RE01 DNA region contains:
- a CDS encoding ABC transporter, translating into MDYFKRAIRKNLIFFILSILSSIIALSLDMFNPKIIQEIIDKVIMANRMEELNRLLLFLLLITISRVILGYAKEYFMDLGGSALATEIRIELFRHIQTFPFRFFDGINTGELMSRIKEDIDNIWFTFGFGLMFFVEQVFYFVIASAILFRINWQLTLFVIFLMPVIGYLAYKLERSIDEIYGEISDQGVRMNTTAQENIAGIRVVKSFGREKFEVEKFFKENFRNYSLNVKQAKTFARYNPWMDFLTNISVALAITIGGLYVIRGNMSIGTLVAFSSYVSMLVWPMRLGGWLVNMLSQCVASIKKINRFFKEPPEKRFLGTPVTLKEIRGNITFRNVSFKYNDEYVLKNISFELKEGKTLGIMGTTGAGKTTLVNLIGRYYDNWEGDILIDGVDIKNIDVEFLRRHIAYVPQDVFLFSDTVLENLKLGEDAKEEEIINVLKSARAYNFVIRLPEKLETIIGERGIGLSGGQKQRLSIARALLRKAKILILDDITSSLDMETEYYVQKALENYKNITKIIITHRVSAVKNADEIIVLEKGEIVERGTHEELLSLRGKYYETYQEQYGKYILDFEEEMV; encoded by the coding sequence ATGGATTACTTTAAAAGAGCTATTAGGAAAAATCTAATATTTTTTATCCTTTCTATTCTCTCTTCTATCATTGCCCTTTCCTTAGATATGTTTAATCCTAAGATTATTCAGGAGATTATAGATAAGGTTATTATGGCAAATAGGATGGAAGAGCTGAATAGACTTTTACTCTTTCTCTTACTAATAACTATTTCAAGGGTCATTCTTGGATATGCTAAGGAGTATTTTATGGACCTTGGAGGGTCCGCATTAGCCACTGAGATAAGAATAGAGCTTTTCCGTCATATTCAAACCTTTCCTTTTAGGTTTTTTGATGGGATAAATACAGGAGAACTTATGTCCAGAATTAAAGAAGATATTGATAATATATGGTTTACTTTTGGTTTTGGACTTATGTTTTTTGTGGAACAGGTTTTTTATTTTGTTATTGCCAGTGCAATTCTTTTTAGAATTAACTGGCAGTTGACTCTTTTTGTCATCTTTCTTATGCCTGTCATTGGCTACCTCGCTTATAAATTAGAAAGATCAATAGATGAGATCTATGGGGAGATCTCTGATCAAGGAGTGAGAATGAATACTACCGCTCAGGAGAATATTGCAGGAATTAGAGTAGTAAAGTCCTTTGGTAGGGAAAAATTTGAAGTAGAGAAGTTCTTTAAGGAGAATTTTAGGAATTATTCATTGAACGTTAAACAAGCAAAGACTTTTGCCAGATATAATCCGTGGATGGACTTTCTTACAAATATTTCTGTGGCTTTAGCTATAACTATTGGAGGACTTTATGTAATAAGGGGAAATATGTCCATTGGTACCTTGGTTGCCTTTAGTAGTTATGTCTCTATGCTGGTTTGGCCCATGAGATTGGGTGGTTGGCTTGTAAATATGCTTTCTCAATGCGTAGCATCCATAAAAAAGATAAATAGGTTCTTTAAGGAGCCTCCTGAAAAGAGATTTTTAGGAACTCCTGTTACCTTAAAAGAAATAAGAGGGAATATTACCTTTAGGAATGTGTCCTTCAAGTATAATGATGAGTATGTTCTTAAAAACATTAGTTTTGAGCTAAAGGAAGGAAAAACCTTAGGTATCATGGGAACCACAGGTGCTGGCAAAACCACCTTAGTAAACTTAATTGGAAGATACTATGATAATTGGGAAGGAGATATTTTAATAGATGGTGTGGATATAAAGAATATTGATGTGGAGTTTTTAAGAAGACATATAGCTTATGTTCCTCAGGATGTTTTTCTATTCTCTGATACGGTCCTTGAAAATCTAAAATTAGGAGAAGATGCAAAGGAAGAAGAGATAATCAATGTGCTTAAGTCAGCAAGGGCATACAATTTTGTAATAAGGCTTCCTGAAAAATTGGAAACTATCATTGGGGAGAGGGGTATTGGACTTTCAGGAGGACAAAAACAAAGGCTTTCCATTGCAAGAGCCCTATTAAGAAAAGCAAAGATATTAATATTAGATGATATTACTTCCTCTTTAGATATGGAGACAGAGTATTATGTACAAAAAGCCTTAGAGAATTACAAGAATATTACGAAGATTATTATTACTCATAGGGTTTCTGCAGTGAAAAATGCGGATGAGATTATTGTATTGGAAAAAGGGGAGATAGTGGAGAGAGGTACCCATGAGGAGCTATTATCTCTTAGAGGAAAATATTATGAGACTTATCAGGAGCAGTATGGAAAATATATTTTAGATTTTGAAGAGGAGATGGTTTAA
- the glpK gene encoding glycerol kinase gives MKYVLALDQGTTSSRAIVFDHEGRVVSVAQQEFTQIYPKPGWVEHDPMEILSSQINVARQAIEKAKIEPKDIVAIGITNQRETTVVWEKATGKPVYNAIVWQCRRTAPICDELKNQGLSETIREKTGLVIDAYFSGTKLKWILDNVEGVREKAEKGEVIFGTIDTWLIWNLTKGKVHVTDYSNASRTMLFNIHKLDWDDDILRILNIPKVMLPEPKPSSFIYGYTDKEIFGVEIPIAGDAGDQQSALFGQACYKPGMVKNTYGTGCFMLLNTGEKAFPSKSGLLTTIAWGINGKVEYALEGSIFITGAAVQWLRDGLKIIQSASETETLALKVPNSGGVYVVPAFVGLGAPYWDMYARGLIIGITRGTTREHIVRATLESIAYQTRDVLEAMKEDSNIELRSLRVDGGAVVNNFLMQFQADILGVPVERPVVNETTALGAAYLAGLAVGYWKDQKEIEDLWQMDKRFTPQMSPEEREKLYKGWKKAVQRALNWEE, from the coding sequence ATGAAATATGTGCTTGCCCTTGATCAAGGAACAACAAGTTCCAGAGCAATAGTTTTTGATCATGAGGGTAGGGTAGTATCCGTAGCCCAGCAGGAGTTTACTCAGATTTACCCAAAACCTGGCTGGGTAGAGCATGATCCCATGGAAATTTTGAGCTCCCAAATAAATGTTGCAAGACAAGCTATAGAAAAGGCAAAGATAGAGCCAAAGGACATTGTTGCCATAGGCATTACAAACCAGAGAGAAACTACTGTAGTATGGGAAAAGGCTACAGGAAAACCAGTATATAATGCTATTGTTTGGCAGTGTAGAAGAACTGCACCTATCTGTGATGAATTGAAGAATCAGGGGCTTTCAGAAACCATAAGGGAAAAGACAGGACTTGTTATAGATGCCTATTTTTCAGGCACAAAATTAAAATGGATTTTGGATAATGTGGAGGGGGTAAGAGAGAAGGCAGAAAAAGGAGAGGTAATCTTTGGCACTATTGATACATGGCTCATTTGGAATCTTACAAAGGGAAAAGTTCATGTAACGGATTATTCTAATGCATCAAGAACTATGCTCTTTAATATTCATAAATTAGATTGGGATGACGATATCCTAAGGATACTTAATATACCTAAGGTTATGTTACCAGAGCCAAAACCATCAAGCTTCATCTATGGATATACTGATAAGGAGATATTTGGTGTAGAAATACCTATAGCAGGGGATGCAGGAGATCAGCAGTCCGCCTTATTTGGTCAGGCGTGTTACAAACCTGGAATGGTAAAAAACACTTATGGTACTGGCTGTTTTATGCTATTAAATACAGGAGAAAAAGCTTTTCCATCAAAATCTGGACTTTTAACCACTATTGCATGGGGAATTAATGGTAAAGTGGAATATGCCCTTGAGGGAAGCATATTTATCACTGGTGCAGCTGTTCAGTGGCTGAGAGATGGTCTTAAAATTATTCAAAGCGCCAGTGAAACAGAAACTCTTGCCCTTAAAGTACCAAACTCCGGTGGTGTATATGTGGTACCTGCCTTTGTAGGGCTTGGTGCACCTTACTGGGACATGTATGCAAGAGGATTAATTATTGGGATAACAAGGGGAACTACAAGAGAGCATATTGTAAGGGCAACCTTAGAGTCTATCGCATACCAAACCAGGGATGTTTTGGAGGCAATGAAAGAAGACAGTAATATTGAGCTAAGATCTCTTCGTGTAGATGGAGGTGCGGTAGTAAATAATTTCCTCATGCAGTTTCAGGCGGATATTCTTGGGGTACCAGTGGAAAGACCTGTTGTGAATGAGACTACAGCTTTAGGAGCTGCTTATTTGGCAGGACTTGCAGTAGGTTATTGGAAGGATCAAAAAGAAATTGAGGATTTGTGGCAGATGGACAAAAGATTTACTCCTCAAATGTCTCCTGAGGAGAGAGAAAAACTCTATAAAGGTTGGAAAAAGGCAGTACAAAGAGCTCTTAACTGGGAAGAATAA
- a CDS encoding MFS transporter, producing the protein MPLRERDYRWNFIVDSIDFAFFSLGMTFGSILTLFPLFAKNLGAGNLEIGLIPAIANLGWGIPAILGAKYAEKTPKKLDVVLKFTLGERLPYFFMALISFFVVPYSPKLALYLALLMLGIATFSMGFLGPPWMSMIEKVIHPSKRGTFFAVGNGIGALMGVGGAYLARYFLSSYPFPKNFGYSFLCASIALLISFIFLALTREEPDKEAKDDVRFSEYIKGIKFVIRDENFRSYIVYRILSALAWGYSSFIVVYAIDRFSIPDKIAADFTGLFLISQGISSFFLGPLGDRWGHKIILSLGKILNILALSFLLLSKNPSNIYIVYILIGIINSVGMVGDSAITLDLSPRERKELYIGVLNVAISPFSFLSPLLAGKIADSMGYENLFLISLVITLISLYILVRKVKDPRRI; encoded by the coding sequence ATGCCTTTAAGAGAAAGAGATTATCGCTGGAACTTTATTGTTGATAGTATAGATTTTGCTTTTTTTAGCTTAGGGATGACCTTTGGGTCTATCCTTACGCTCTTTCCTCTTTTTGCCAAAAATTTGGGAGCTGGTAATCTTGAGATAGGGCTTATTCCTGCTATTGCAAACTTAGGATGGGGAATTCCTGCAATTCTTGGAGCAAAATATGCCGAGAAAACTCCTAAAAAATTAGATGTAGTTTTGAAATTTACGTTAGGAGAAAGGCTTCCTTACTTTTTTATGGCTCTTATTTCCTTCTTTGTTGTACCATACAGTCCTAAGCTTGCTCTTTATCTTGCCCTTTTAATGCTTGGCATTGCAACTTTTTCCATGGGATTTTTGGGTCCACCATGGATGAGCATGATTGAGAAGGTGATTCATCCAAGTAAGAGGGGAACTTTTTTTGCGGTAGGAAATGGAATAGGTGCTCTTATGGGAGTAGGAGGAGCTTATCTTGCTCGTTATTTTTTATCCTCTTATCCCTTCCCTAAGAACTTTGGGTATTCATTTCTTTGTGCAAGCATCGCCCTCTTAATATCCTTTATTTTCTTAGCCCTAACTCGAGAGGAGCCCGATAAAGAAGCAAAAGACGATGTAAGATTCTCTGAATATATTAAGGGGATAAAATTTGTCATAAGGGATGAGAATTTTAGAAGTTATATTGTTTATAGAATTCTTTCTGCCCTTGCATGGGGTTATTCTTCCTTTATTGTGGTATATGCTATAGATAGGTTTTCTATTCCAGATAAGATTGCTGCTGACTTCACAGGTCTTTTCCTTATATCCCAAGGTATATCTTCCTTCTTCTTAGGTCCTTTAGGAGATAGATGGGGACATAAAATAATCCTCTCCTTAGGAAAGATCTTAAATATTCTTGCTCTATCCTTTCTCCTTTTATCTAAAAACCCCTCTAATATCTATATTGTTTATATATTAATTGGAATAATTAATAGTGTAGGAATGGTCGGAGACTCCGCTATAACATTGGATCTTTCACCAAGGGAGAGAAAAGAGCTATATATAGGGGTACTTAATGTGGCTATTTCACCTTTCTCTTTCCTTTCCCCTCTTCTTGCGGGAAAGATTGCAGATTCCATGGGATATGAAAATCTATTCTTAATATCCCTTGTAATTACATTAATTAGTTTATATATTCTTGTTAGGAAAGTTAAAGATCCAAGAAGAATTTAG
- a CDS encoding FAD/NAD(P)-binding oxidoreductase: protein MKVIVIGGGITGAFIARELSKYDLDITLIEKNLDVAWGTTKANSAILHAGYDDHPGTLRAKLCAKGNELHFKLSQELEYDVKRIGSLVVAFNEDELKVLEELLERGKKNNVPGLEILKGEEIFEKESNLNREVKYALWAPTAGIIEPWGAVISAIENAVTNGLKLVLGEKVIDFEKKNGKISKVITNKNYYEADLVINSAGLYGDEIAKIAGTEFVPIHPRRGEYILLDKKIGGIVKSIIFPTPTPKSKGILVLPTIDGGVLLGPTAEDLPEDQKENTSTSQEGLKKVIEDTRRLVPSLDISYAIKTFAGLRAETPNKDFFIKESESVPNFINVIGIRSPGLTAAPAIAEYVVEIIQEKLKINLVRKKDFIAKRERIKKYSELSLEEWNEEIKKDPLCGKIVCYCNMVTEREIVEAIKRGATTLDGVKFRTRASFGRCQGNFCGPRILEILARELNKDISEIVTNSEESWILNGRVRS, encoded by the coding sequence ATGAAGGTGATAGTAATAGGAGGAGGAATAACAGGTGCATTTATTGCAAGAGAGCTATCAAAATATGATTTAGATATTACTTTGATAGAAAAGAATTTAGATGTTGCCTGGGGAACTACCAAGGCGAACTCTGCTATTTTGCATGCAGGATATGACGATCATCCAGGCACATTAAGAGCAAAACTTTGTGCCAAGGGAAATGAGCTCCATTTTAAACTCTCCCAAGAGCTGGAATACGATGTAAAAAGAATTGGCTCTCTTGTTGTTGCCTTTAATGAAGATGAATTAAAGGTTTTGGAAGAGCTTTTAGAAAGGGGAAAGAAAAATAATGTGCCAGGACTTGAAATATTAAAAGGGGAGGAGATCTTTGAGAAAGAGTCAAATTTAAATAGGGAGGTAAAGTATGCTTTGTGGGCACCTACAGCAGGGATTATAGAGCCTTGGGGGGCTGTGATCTCAGCTATTGAAAATGCAGTAACAAATGGGTTAAAGCTTGTACTTGGAGAAAAAGTAATTGATTTTGAGAAAAAGAATGGAAAGATCTCAAAAGTAATTACTAATAAAAACTATTACGAGGCGGACTTAGTCATTAATTCCGCAGGCTTATACGGAGATGAGATAGCAAAGATAGCAGGAACAGAATTTGTACCTATTCATCCAAGAAGGGGAGAGTATATACTTTTGGATAAAAAGATAGGTGGTATTGTAAAATCCATTATATTCCCCACACCAACTCCAAAATCTAAAGGAATATTAGTACTTCCTACCATTGATGGAGGAGTCCTTTTAGGACCTACTGCAGAGGACCTTCCTGAAGATCAAAAGGAAAACACTTCTACATCCCAAGAAGGATTAAAAAAGGTAATAGAGGACACCAGAAGATTAGTTCCATCTCTTGATATATCCTATGCAATAAAAACTTTTGCAGGGCTTCGTGCAGAAACCCCTAATAAAGATTTCTTTATAAAAGAAAGTGAATCTGTTCCAAACTTTATCAATGTGATTGGAATAAGATCTCCAGGACTTACAGCAGCTCCAGCCATTGCAGAATACGTGGTAGAGATCATTCAGGAAAAACTAAAGATCAATTTGGTAAGGAAAAAAGATTTTATTGCAAAGAGGGAAAGGATTAAAAAATATTCAGAGCTTTCCTTGGAAGAATGGAATGAGGAGATTAAAAAGGATCCTTTGTGTGGAAAAATTGTATGTTACTGCAATATGGTAACTGAAAGGGAGATAGTTGAGGCTATAAAAAGAGGAGCAACCACATTGGATGGAGTCAAGTTTAGAACGCGTGCTTCCTTTGGAAGATGCCAGGGAAATTTCTGTGGACCAAGAATCTTAGAAATTTTAGCGAGAGAGCTTAATAAGGATATCTCTGAGATAGTTACAAATTCTGAGGAATCTTGGATTTTGAATGGGAGGGTAAGATCATGA
- a CDS encoding serine hydrolase produces the protein MEKVDRLIEKYIENKTFPGGVLLVGNDKEILYKKAYGYKAIFPEKERNSEDTIYDLASLTKVVGTTPAVMKLLEEGEIRLWDSVGKFLKEFSKGEKEKVKIFHLLTHTSGLPPYSNAWKYAKNSEELKEELLKTELSYNPGENLVYSCLNFIFLRYIVEKITGISFDKFLKENIFEPLDMKDTGFLPRDKERVAPTCERDGKLLRGEPDDELAYYQGGISGNAGLFSTAEDLYKYARSLINKDYMIFSPYTIELFTKEHVSFKDEKRGLGWMIKSISSSCGDLFSERSFGHTGYTGTSLWIDPLKNLIIIFLSNRTHISRKVIALADRSITPPEENNLENMIEFRPRLHNLIVIEIYKMQKES, from the coding sequence ATGGAAAAAGTTGATCGCCTCATAGAAAAATATATAGAGAATAAAACTTTTCCTGGAGGAGTTTTATTAGTAGGAAATGACAAAGAGATTTTATATAAAAAAGCTTATGGGTATAAAGCAATATTTCCTGAAAAAGAGAGGAATTCTGAGGATACTATTTATGATCTTGCAAGCCTTACAAAGGTTGTAGGGACAACCCCTGCAGTAATGAAGCTCTTAGAAGAAGGAGAGATAAGGCTTTGGGATTCTGTAGGGAAATTTTTAAAAGAATTTTCAAAAGGAGAAAAGGAAAAAGTAAAAATATTTCATCTTCTTACCCATACATCGGGGCTTCCTCCTTATTCTAACGCTTGGAAATATGCAAAAAATTCTGAAGAGTTAAAAGAAGAACTTTTAAAGACAGAACTTTCTTATAATCCAGGAGAAAACTTAGTATATTCATGTTTGAATTTTATCTTTCTAAGATATATTGTGGAAAAGATAACGGGAATCTCTTTTGATAAATTTTTAAAAGAAAATATCTTTGAGCCATTAGATATGAAAGATACAGGATTTCTTCCAAGGGATAAGGAAAGAGTTGCACCAACCTGCGAAAGAGATGGGAAGTTACTAAGAGGAGAGCCTGATGATGAACTTGCTTATTATCAGGGAGGAATAAGTGGAAACGCAGGTCTTTTTTCTACTGCAGAAGATTTATATAAATATGCAAGATCCTTGATAAACAAAGATTATATGATATTTTCTCCTTATACCATTGAACTTTTTACAAAAGAGCATGTATCCTTTAAAGACGAAAAGAGAGGGTTAGGCTGGATGATTAAAAGCATATCCTCTTCTTGCGGAGATCTTTTCAGTGAGAGGAGCTTTGGACATACAGGATATACTGGAACAAGTCTTTGGATCGATCCTCTTAAAAATTTGATTATTATTTTTCTTTCCAATAGGACCCATATATCAAGGAAAGTTATAGCTCTTGCCGATAGAAGTATAACTCCTCCTGAAGAAAACAATTTAGAGAATATGATAGAATTTAGACCAAGACTACATAATTTGATTGTGATAGAGATTTATAAAATGCAAAAAGAGAGCTGA
- a CDS encoding molybdopterin oxidoreductase: MIKKFVCVQCPLGCKLTVELNGNEIVKIEGNRCKRGIEYAEDEIKDPKRVLTTSIKVIGGNLPLVSVRTDKPIPKRYIKEIMEIIKEKEVKAPVKRGDVIIQNIMNTGANIIATRSVEKL; the protein is encoded by the coding sequence ATGATTAAAAAATTTGTTTGTGTGCAATGTCCCTTAGGATGTAAGCTAACTGTGGAGCTAAATGGAAATGAAATAGTAAAAATAGAAGGGAATAGATGTAAAAGAGGAATTGAGTATGCAGAAGATGAGATAAAAGATCCAAAAAGGGTTCTTACCACAAGCATAAAAGTTATTGGAGGAAATCTTCCTTTGGTATCAGTAAGAACTGATAAACCAATACCTAAAAGATATATAAAGGAGATTATGGAGATTATAAAAGAAAAAGAAGTTAAAGCACCTGTAAAAAGGGGAGATGTAATAATTCAAAATATTATGAATACAGGAGCCAACATAATTGCCACAAGGAGTGTGGAAAAATTGTAA
- a CDS encoding multidrug ABC transporter ATP-binding protein, with product MPYSVREDEKLEEKVNIEIIRRLFKYLKPFKKDIFIVLFFIAIVMVVDLINPYFLKITIDRYIKNKDLKGLFTIGLLILILNFISALSAKKRIIKMADITNKVLLNIRQDLYSHIQKLSLSFFDERPVGKILARIIGDVNSLSNLFNMSITNLIPDTVLVISAMAIMLSLNFKLALFTLSPLPFTALVLFSIQTISRRRWQEVRKKLSNLNAFTHENFQGIRVVKYFTAENYRGNIFKDLAWEVRNAFIRAVRINDLFWPMVEFSWGLGTLITYYFGVKMIARGEITLGLLVAISSYIYIFWRPIMNLSNLYNTLLTSMASAERIFEILDIKPAIEEREDAIDLDIKGDVEFRNVSFSYDGKRKVLDNVSFKVKAGEKIALVGHTGAGKTTIINLICRFYDVDEGEVLIDGVNIKNIKLESLRKQIGVMLQDTFLFSGTIMDNIKYGKLDATDEEIIEICQWVYAHSFISSLEKGYYTDIKERGIRLSTGQRQLVSLARTLIADPKILILDEATASVDTQTERILQRGINKLLEGRTAFIIAHRLSTVQNVDRIMVVEDGKIVEMGTHEELMNKKGIYYSMFMSQFKYWNKEEKDLAS from the coding sequence ATGCCTTATAGCGTAAGGGAAGATGAGAAGTTAGAGGAAAAGGTTAATATAGAGATAATAAGAAGACTTTTTAAGTATCTTAAGCCCTTTAAAAAGGATATTTTCATAGTCCTTTTCTTTATAGCTATAGTAATGGTTGTAGACCTTATAAACCCATACTTTTTAAAAATAACCATAGATAGGTATATAAAGAATAAGGATCTGAAGGGGCTTTTTACTATTGGTCTTTTAATACTTATACTAAACTTTATCTCCGCTCTTTCCGCTAAGAAGAGAATAATAAAGATGGCGGATATAACAAATAAGGTACTATTGAATATAAGACAGGATTTATATAGTCATATACAGAAGCTTTCCCTATCCTTTTTCGATGAAAGACCTGTTGGTAAAATATTGGCAAGAATTATAGGGGATGTTAACTCTCTAAGCAATCTGTTTAATATGAGCATAACTAATCTTATCCCTGATACAGTATTAGTTATTTCCGCAATGGCAATAATGCTTTCTTTAAACTTTAAGCTTGCTTTATTTACCTTATCCCCTCTTCCCTTTACTGCCCTTGTTCTCTTTTCCATTCAAACTATATCAAGAAGAAGATGGCAGGAAGTTAGAAAAAAACTTTCCAATTTAAATGCCTTTACCCACGAAAACTTTCAAGGGATAAGGGTTGTAAAATACTTTACTGCAGAAAATTATAGAGGAAATATTTTTAAGGATTTGGCTTGGGAGGTAAGAAATGCTTTTATTAGAGCGGTAAGGATAAATGATTTGTTCTGGCCTATGGTGGAGTTTTCTTGGGGATTAGGCACCCTTATCACCTATTATTTTGGAGTGAAGATGATAGCAAGAGGAGAGATAACCTTAGGTCTTCTTGTTGCTATATCCAGCTACATCTATATCTTTTGGAGACCTATAATGAACCTTAGCAATCTCTATAATACTCTTCTTACAAGCATGGCAAGTGCGGAAAGAATTTTTGAGATTTTAGATATAAAGCCTGCTATTGAAGAGAGAGAAGATGCTATAGATCTTGATATTAAGGGAGATGTGGAATTTAGAAATGTCTCCTTTTCCTATGATGGAAAAAGAAAGGTGCTTGATAACGTTAGTTTTAAGGTAAAGGCAGGAGAAAAAATTGCCTTAGTGGGACATACCGGTGCTGGAAAAACTACCATTATAAACCTAATCTGTAGGTTTTATGATGTGGATGAAGGAGAGGTACTAATAGATGGAGTTAATATAAAAAATATTAAGCTTGAGAGTTTGAGAAAGCAAATAGGAGTTATGCTTCAAGACACCTTCCTTTTCTCAGGAACCATTATGGATAATATTAAATATGGAAAGCTTGATGCCACAGACGAGGAAATAATAGAGATATGCCAATGGGTTTATGCTCACTCCTTTATATCCTCTTTAGAAAAGGGATACTACACAGATATTAAAGAGAGAGGAATTAGACTTTCTACTGGACAAAGACAATTGGTTTCTTTGGCAAGAACTTTAATAGCGGATCCCAAAATCCTCATATTAGATGAGGCGACAGCAAGCGTTGATACCCAAACAGAAAGGATACTACAAAGGGGTATTAATAAACTGCTTGAGGGAAGAACTGCCTTTATTATAGCCCATAGGCTTTCAACAGTACAAAATGTAGATAGAATAATGGTGGTAGAGGATGGCAAAATAGTAGAAATGGGAACTCATGAAGAACTCATGAACAAGAAAGGTATATACTACTCCATGTTTATGTCACAATTTAAGTATTGGAATAAGGAAGAAAAAGATTTGGCAAGCTAA
- a CDS encoding pyridine nucleotide-disulfide oxidoreductase — protein sequence MKTDIVVIGGGAAGLGAILSAYKEGVDAVLIERDERIGGILNQCIHNGFGLHYFKQELTGPEYAEIFIDMLKNTSIKVLSNSFLHSIDEKNKKIYLITPEGVKTIETKTIVMATGARERPFGSLFIPGKRLSGIFTAGVAQRYINIQNILPGKRALILGSGDIGLIMARRLTLEGVEVVGVVERLPYPGGLLRNVVQCLEDYNIPLYLSSTVVEVRGNGRLEEVVVAKVDENFKPIPGTEKSFHVDTLILSVGLIPNIELIEDFVEIDKTSKGFSVSNLGQTSLDFIFAAGNCTIIYDLVDYVTIEGEKAGKYASLYVKGEKFPPKIPIKKGKNIGILFPNYYTPIEDLTLYIRVRRPMERGLLKVGTYEKDYKDLIPSEILRVKIPERYMENLKEIEVSIEEA from the coding sequence ATGAAAACAGACATTGTAGTAATAGGTGGAGGAGCTGCAGGTCTTGGTGCAATCCTTTCTGCTTATAAAGAGGGGGTAGATGCAGTCCTTATAGAAAGGGATGAGAGGATAGGTGGAATTTTAAACCAATGTATCCATAATGGTTTTGGACTGCATTACTTCAAACAGGAATTAACAGGTCCTGAATATGCAGAAATCTTTATTGACATGTTAAAAAATACAAGTATAAAGGTACTATCAAACTCATTCCTTCACTCCATAGATGAGAAAAACAAAAAAATATATCTTATTACCCCTGAAGGAGTAAAAACTATTGAGACAAAAACCATAGTTATGGCAACAGGAGCAAGGGAAAGACCCTTTGGAAGCCTTTTTATACCTGGAAAAAGACTTTCCGGCATATTTACTGCAGGAGTTGCCCAAAGATATATAAATATCCAAAACATACTTCCAGGAAAAAGAGCACTAATTTTAGGCTCAGGAGATATAGGACTTATTATGGCAAGAAGACTTACCTTAGAAGGGGTAGAAGTAGTAGGAGTTGTAGAAAGACTGCCCTATCCAGGAGGACTTCTAAGAAATGTGGTACAGTGTCTTGAAGACTACAATATACCTCTATATTTATCATCAACAGTGGTAGAGGTAAGAGGAAATGGAAGATTGGAAGAAGTAGTAGTGGCAAAAGTGGATGAAAACTTTAAGCCCATACCAGGCACTGAAAAATCCTTCCATGTAGACACATTAATCTTATCAGTTGGACTAATTCCTAATATTGAGCTTATTGAGGATTTTGTAGAGATAGATAAGACAAGCAAGGGATTTTCAGTATCAAACTTAGGACAAACATCCTTAGACTTTATTTTTGCAGCTGGAAACTGCACTATAATTTACGATCTTGTGGACTACGTTACCATAGAAGGAGAAAAGGCAGGAAAATATGCAAGCCTCTATGTAAAAGGAGAAAAGTTCCCCCCAAAAATTCCTATTAAAAAAGGGAAAAATATAGGGATTTTGTTCCCCAATTACTATACACCCATAGAAGATTTGACCTTATACATTAGAGTAAGAAGACCAATGGAAAGAGGTCTTTTAAAGGTAGGAACATATGAAAAAGATTATAAAGATCTTATTCCCAGTGAAATATTAAGGGTAAAAATTCCTGAAAGATATATGGAAAATCTAAAAGAAATAGAGGTTTCTATAGAGGAGGCGTGA